A window of Cellulosimicrobium protaetiae genomic DNA:
GCGGGCCCTGTCAAGGCGCCGAGCGGTGCGCGTCCGGCATGGAGCGCTCCGCCACCGTGGCAGGACGGGTCGGGGCGGTTCAACCCTTACGCCCGGATCGCGTGGACATCACGTAGGCGTGCGGGAGCTACGTAGGTAGCGCGCGGACCACGCTGCGGACGCCGCCGCGGCAGCACGCCGGAGAGGCGTAATGTGACCCGGCGGCCGGAGGATCGGTCGCAGCCCCCCGTCGAAGGAGCTGACCCGGAATGAGCCGCCCCCTGCGCTCTCGGACTTCCACCCACGGCCGCAACATGGCCGGCGCCCGCGCCCTCTGGCGCGCGACCGGCATGGGTGCGGAGGACTTCGGCAAGCCGATCATCGCGATCGCCAACTCGTACACGCAGTTCGTACCCGGCCACGTCCACCTCAAGGACATGGGCGACCTCGTCGCGTCCGCGATCCGCGAGGCCGGTGGCGTCTCCAAGGAGTTCAACACGATCGCCGTCGACGACGGCATCGCGATGGGCCACGGTGGCATGCTCTACTCGCTGCCGAGCCGCGACCTCATCGCCGACTCGGTCGAGTACATGGTCAACGCGCACTGCGCCGACGCGCTCGTGTGCATCTCGAACTGCGACAAGATCACGCCCGGCATGCTCAACGCGGCGCTGCGGCTCGACATCCCGGTGATCTTCGTGTCCGGTGGTCCCATGGAGGCCGGCAAGGCGGTGATCGCCGACGGCGTCGCGAAGACCCCGCTCAACCTCGTCAACGCGATCAACTACTCGGCGGACGACGACGTGTCGGACGCCGCGCTCGCGCAGGTCGAGGAGAACGCGTGCCCCACGTGCGGCTCGTGCTCCGGCATGTTCACGGCGAACTCGATGAACTGCCTCACCGAGGCGCTCGGCCTGTCGCTCCCGGGCAACGGCTCGACGCTCGCGACGCACGCCGCGCGCAAGGAGCTGTTCCTCGAGGCCGGCCGCACGATCGTCGACCTCGCCAAGCGCTACTACGAGGACGAGGACGACTCCGTCGCGCCGCGCTCGATCGCGACCAAGGCCGCGTTCTCCAACGCCATGGCGCTCGACGTCGCGATGGGCGGCTCGACCAACACCGTGCTGCACATCCTCGCCGCCGCGCAGGAGGGTGAGGTCGACTTCGACCTCACCGACATCGAGCGCATCAGCCGCCAGGTGCCGTGCCTGTCCAAGGTCGCGCCGAACCACCCGAACTTCCACATGGAGGACGTGCACCGCGCCGGCGGCATCCCCGCCCTGCTGGGCGAGCTCGACCGTGCGGGCCTGCTCGACCACGACGTGACCAGCGTCCACACGCCGACTCTGCGCGCGTGGCTCGACGACTGGGACGTCCGCGGCGGCAAGGCGACCGACCGCGCGGTCGAGCTGTTCCACGCGGCGCCCGGGGGAGTGCGCACCACGCAGGCGTTCTCCACGTCCAACCGCTGGGAGTCGCTCGACACCGACGCCGCGGACGGCTGCATCCGCGACCTCGAGCACGCCTACACCGTCGAGGGCGGCCTCGCCGTGCTCCGCGGCAACCTCGCCGAGGACGGCGCGGTCTTCAAGACCGCCGGCGTCGACCCCGACGTCTTCCACTTCGTCGGCAAGGCCCTCGTCTGCGAGTCGCAGGACGAGGCGGTCGAGAAGATCCTCACCAAGCAGGTCGAGCCGGGGCACGTCGTCGTCGTGCGCTACGAGGGCCCCGCGGGCGGGCCGGGCATGCAGGAGATGCTGTACCCGACGTCGTTCATCAAGGGCCGCGGCCTCGGCAAGGTGACCGCGCTCATCACCGACGGGCGCTTCTCCGGCGGGTCGTCGGGCATCTCCGTCGGGCACGTGTCGCCCGAGGCCGCGGCGGGCGGCGTCATCGGCCTCGTCGAGGACGGCGACGAGATCGAGATCGACGTCGACACGCGCCTCATCCGCCTCAACGTGCCCGATGAGGTGATCGCGGAGCGTCGCGCCAAGATGGAGGCGCGCGAGGACCCGTGGCAGCCGGTCGACCGCGACCGCTACGTCTCGCCCGCGCTCCAGGCCTACGCCGCGATGGCAACGTCCGCCGACCGCGGCGCCGTCCGCGACGTGTCGCTCATCAAGCGCAGCCGCTGACCCGACGACGACGGGCCCGCACCTCGCGAGGTGCGGGCCCGTCGTCGTCGGGGTCAGCGGGCGGCTCGGCGGCACAGGCTCGGGTTTTGTGCCCGCGTGGTCGGGTCCGCGGCGGGGGTGGCCTCGGTGCTCGGGGCTGCGGCGCCGTCACCTCGGGTCCTTCGGCCGTGGGTTCTAGGAGCGCCGCTCTGACGCCCCTTCGCATCCGAGCCCACCCCCACCGCTCGGCCGTCGTCACACCTGGGTCCTGGGCGGTCGTCGTACCTGATCGGTCGTCCCGCCGTGCGGGGCGGCTGCCCCGGGTCTCCGGCCTCGCCGGGGTGGGCCCGGCAGCCCG
This region includes:
- the ilvD gene encoding dihydroxy-acid dehydratase, whose translation is MSRPLRSRTSTHGRNMAGARALWRATGMGAEDFGKPIIAIANSYTQFVPGHVHLKDMGDLVASAIREAGGVSKEFNTIAVDDGIAMGHGGMLYSLPSRDLIADSVEYMVNAHCADALVCISNCDKITPGMLNAALRLDIPVIFVSGGPMEAGKAVIADGVAKTPLNLVNAINYSADDDVSDAALAQVEENACPTCGSCSGMFTANSMNCLTEALGLSLPGNGSTLATHAARKELFLEAGRTIVDLAKRYYEDEDDSVAPRSIATKAAFSNAMALDVAMGGSTNTVLHILAAAQEGEVDFDLTDIERISRQVPCLSKVAPNHPNFHMEDVHRAGGIPALLGELDRAGLLDHDVTSVHTPTLRAWLDDWDVRGGKATDRAVELFHAAPGGVRTTQAFSTSNRWESLDTDAADGCIRDLEHAYTVEGGLAVLRGNLAEDGAVFKTAGVDPDVFHFVGKALVCESQDEAVEKILTKQVEPGHVVVVRYEGPAGGPGMQEMLYPTSFIKGRGLGKVTALITDGRFSGGSSGISVGHVSPEAAAGGVIGLVEDGDEIEIDVDTRLIRLNVPDEVIAERRAKMEAREDPWQPVDRDRYVSPALQAYAAMATSADRGAVRDVSLIKRSR